agggttataagaaagaaagaaaaaaaatataagctCAGAATTTCGTATCCAAAATACCAATAAACTGGTGCAGGACAACAAAGTTATATTATGGGCACCTTGGAAAAGAAGAGGGAGCAATGtatgaaattaagtaaaattctAAGAGAGCCTCAAGAATTTTCTTCTGACGAGCAGATGATTAGGATCTAGGAATTCCTCAGAGAAAACAGTTGATGGTTTATTATAATGCACAGCATTTACAACAGCACCTGGAGATCGCGTCCTTCCAGAGGCATGTCTGTTAATGAGAGTCTCTTACTGATTCTTCAACCCCATCTACATTTCCCGCATCTTGCTTgaagttgaaagaaaaataatgtatccCTCTGAGGTTAGAACAAGATGTCTATCTCcttgcctttaaaaataaaatagctttcCTGAGGATAAAACTTTTGatgtatgtatgtttttaaaaaatgcgaATGTTTGAAATCACAGGAACATTATGGACTGTGAGTAGAGCACTAAATAAGAACTTTAAGACCAAGAGTGGGAGGGTGCCTCGAATTCTGCCAAGCGTAAGTAATTGTTATGTTGCAATCTGTAGTAAAGAAAATGGAGGAAGCCAAATCCTCCCATATTTGGCAGAGATATGAGACTAAATGGTGGGGTCAATGAGAGAAAATTTATtgcatacctactatgtgccaccaGGCTAGGCGCTTCCATTTGCAATGTTATGTCCTTTGCTTTGATGTCTTTGTAGAAAAAGcaagttatttcttttattttcactctTGCTGTTAGTAGCTGTGTGGTAGTTATGCTGGTTTTTCGAACAGTTAAATAAGAGACAGGATTGGGCCATATTTGTGAGGTTTACCGCTTAAGAAAAGTTGAATATATATTCAGAATTTATTGGCTTCATGATTCTCTTATCATAGAAGCAGAGTTTCTCGAAAGAATCTTAAGTTTTTTAGAGAATTTGGCTCTACCAGAAGAGAGGTGGATCTTTCTGCTTGGGGGATTTCTCAGAGAGCTTAATCAGTCACGTGGCTTAATCTGAGCATTTACAGGAGTAACTTCATCTAATGGTTTTAATAGCCTTGGGAAGATAAGCCTTAACTACCATTAAATATCCAAACACGATGCCTGGGTTAAACAGAATACCACATAAGATCATGTCTCTTCTGACATTCTTATCTGTTGGTATCTGTCAACCAAAACAAAAGGCCTATGTTTTGAGAGAACAGATGTTGCACACCCCAACCTAAATACCACCCATCTGATGCGAAATAGGCCAGGGGAAAAAAACTGAGAGTCTAACAGGGGGACATTTGAAATTactttcagttttcatttaaatttctttccaCGTTAGGATAATATTGTGTGGCAAgctgatattttcatttttcatggcAGAAAATTATAGAAGAGAATGAATTAGAGGTAGATAAACTCGTAGTTAAGACTCTGAGTGTTCTGGACTAGCTGTCTGAATGTCGTCCCCTGGCATTACAGTTTATCTTCCATGTAATTCATTGATGCATGGCAATTTTTTGAACTTATTTTTCCTCCAGGTCAACTGATGAGACATTCAGCCTGGCTGAAGAAACCTGTAGTTCTAATCCGGCCATGGTTCGGAGGAAGAAAATTGCCATAAGCATCATCTTTTCCCTGTGTGAGAAAGAAGAGGCACAAAGGAATTTCCAggacttctttttttctcatttcccccTGTTTGAATCTCACATGAACAGGCTGAAGAGTGCAATTGAAAAGGTAATAGGAATGTAATCCAGTGTCAAACAGAGAAGCGATTATGGGGCTTTGGATATGGTAGAATCTCTTTGTTTATGTGTTAAATCACTTTCCCAGAGAACTTAAATCACCTGCAACAGTGATAGATCCTTAGCCCATTGATATTAGAGATCAGATATTGGATTGCTTTAGGAAAGGAAATTACTGCTTCCTGATGACTTGAGTCATTACCACCTTGAATGTTTTGATTATAATATTGTCTTTTATTAataaagcccagtagatagttataaaGGAATTTCTTCTTAGAGAGTAATTTGGCTTGTTTTCTCTTCAATGAAGGCCATGATCTCCTGTAGGAAGATTGCAGAATCAAGTCTCCGTGTCCAGTTTTATGTCAGCCGTCTGATGGAAGCTCTGGGAGAGTTCAGGTAAATTGGCAAAGTTTGGTGAATCCAATAGGAAATTCATGAGCAGCAGTAGCAACGGCAGCCATGGATCTAGGGATACGTGGAGACCATGACTTGGAAGAATTGAGGGGCTGGCAATTATTAGTCATTTTGGCAGCTCCTTCCTTCAAGATGGAAACTTGAAGACCAAATGGAGGAAAAATTTAAGTCATCCAGCACCAAGTAATCCTCACTACTGGCTGACAGACAGTTCTTGATGTGATTGTTTTTAACAGGATGAATGGAGAAAACTAATATTCAGGTATCTCTTTTAAGCCTGTTCATTATTTCATGTCATCTTCACAAAAGCCCTAAGAGTAAGCactattaaccccattttacagatgtggaaacttgAATTCAAGGATGCTTGTCCAAAGCATAAATGGAGAGAGTATGCATGTCTGGGAGATACACATTCCAGTTTGCCTGAACATCCCTAGTTTATACCCAATGTCCTCTCCTAAGGTCTGGACATTAAATTATATGATCACTCTAGTGTGTCTTCATTGTTAGTTTCTAACTGATGATCTTTGTACTCTGGAGACTGACCTTTGTACTCTGGAGAATCTTTGCTCCTAATGTATGGGTGAAAAGGTAATCTGCTTTGGGTAACAGGTGGGATTCTCTTGCACTGTCCTGAGCTGGGATTGTTGCACGTTTTCTTAGAGCCAATTTCTCAATGGGGTATGGAATCCCACTCCAAAGCACTCATGAGCTAATGAGTCAAACTGTTACCCTGTAGCTGAGGGATAAAAAATGTTAGAATTCTCAGAAAGTTAAAACGTGATGCTTAATGAATATGCTGGTGAACTCCATAATCTACTTGGAGCAAAATCCCCAGCCTTTTTTGAACCCTGGCTTATGTATAAAATACTCAAGTAACACATTAGTGATTATCTGGTGATTGTTAAGACCTAAGTCATATGTTTGAGAAATAGTGTGGAGTTGTGCTTTTTGATGGCAATCTGATGATTAGTAAACCTTCTGTAATTGGTGTGGGTGGCACTGGATTTGCCTGTTGCTCTGCTGTGGTCAGACTAGAAGCTGGCTTGTGCTTGAGAGTCTGGACACTAGTTTAATGAAAGTATCAATTTTCCAGAGGTCAAGAATCTGAAAGTACAGAACCAGAAAGCCTCTGTGTACATAGAGAGGTGCTGTTCTTACTTCAACAACCTACCCCTCCAGAAATGGTGACAAAATAAAGTGTTAGCGTTTGGAGACCTTAGTTTTAGTAAATGAATCTCAGTTCCATGTGACCGTAACTTGTCGTTGCTACCTAACTCTGCAAATGCTGTTTTTTGCCAAGGTGGACTTCTTTTGTATCTCAATTCTTTTATGCACACAGCTAGAAAATCAAGTCAGAATATGTCTCATCTATCTTGATTTGGGAAGAGTAGATGTGTTTCAAATTCAGAAATACCAGTGGAGATCCTAAGTTAAGTTAGTGTGCTCTTTGGAAAAACACTTGTGAGTCATGTAGCTTGGAGCAGAGCCCTTGGCGTAAGGGCAGGAGACCTGCATTCTCACCCTGAGCTTGTcattagatatttgtatgtcttgGGCAAGTAACGTAatttctctaggcctcagtttcttaatctgtcAAGTGATAGAACTAAATGAGTCAGTTTCTCTAATAGTTTACAGTTCTAAGAATTTGATTCGATTAGTCCATATAAAAACTTagtataggggccagcctggtggcgcagcggttaagtgcaagcgctctgcttcagcagcctggggttcgcaggttcggatcccgggcacgcactggcgcactgcttgtcaagccatgctgtggcggtgtcccatataaagtagagggagatgggcacggatgttagcccagggtcagtcttcttcaagaaaaaaggggaggattggcatcggatgttagctcagggctagtcctcctcacaaagaaaaaaataaaactttagtaTATAAAATATTGCAGAAGAgccatctatatatatatatttttttatctataATGAACAGGCTGCTTTGGTTTAGAGAACTAAAGCACTAACCAGAAATTGGGAGAGTTGACTTGCCTCTGGTCACATTTTTAGTAGAacatatactttctttcttcctttatttctttactaTAAAAACAGGCATAAATTCTGACACAAGGCATTgtgaaaataaattgttttaaaaatgaatattttatatcaAGTGTTGGTATACCGTTTCGATAAAGGGTCTCTGTTGCAGCTCCTCAACTTTGCCATTGTGCAAAAGCAGCGGTAGATAATTTGTAAaggaatgagcatggctgtgttccaataaaactttatttacaaaaaaggtGGCAGTCAGGTTTGGCCTGTGGGTCATAGTTTGCTCACCCCTGTTTTATATACTGCGTGAATCCCTTAAGGACTACACAGATCTAAATTATTGTTTTCTCCTTGATTCCTTTGTAAAAAGATTATCCAAAATATTTGTGACAGTTTTGTGtatcctttctcttttctatagAGGGACTATCTGGAACTTATATTCTGTTCCAAGGATAGCTGAACCCGTATGGCTTACCATGACGTCCAGCACTTTGGAAaaaacccagctctgccagcgCTTTCTCAAGGAGTTTACACTTCTGATAGAACAGATCAACAAAAACCAGTAAGCTTCAACTCTCTGGAGCCTTGTATGCAAATTCTTGGCCAGTGTATGTGCTGTATATGACATGCCTCTTCCTGCATTGACTCCTCTGGTTGTGTTTTCTTCCGTTTCTCCAAGGTTTTTTGCTGCCTTACTGACTGCAGTGTTAACCTACCACCTGGCCTGGGTACCGACTGTCATGCCTGTGGATCACCCTCCCATTAAAGCCTTCTCAGAGAAACGTACCTCTCAGTCGGTGAACACGCTGGCCAAAACACATCCATATAATCCTCTCTGGGCACAGCTGGGTTAGTACCTAATTTGACTTTTCGGAGATTATATGGGATGGAATAGGAAAAATGCTAGAATTTTTAGTTGATATTAGCTCTCCAACCCGGTAATTCAGGGGTTGTCATTGGGCAGGCAGGGAATAGGAGACTGGCCCACAGATTCCAGTTGTAAAGCTACCGCTTTCCTCTTCCCACTGCCAGCAGCTTTGTTCTACTCTCTTAAAGCAGCGTAGGTAAACTATGTTCCCCCATACCACAGCGGCAATTCACCCTAGAGTAGGATTTCTTAACCTCGGCATTATTGACATTTAGActagataattctctgttgggtGGGTCGTAGAGGGAGCTGTCCTGTACATCgtggatgtttagcagcatccccggCCTAAATTCACTAGCTGCCAGTGAAAAACTCCCTTCCAAAGTTGTGATGATCAAAAATGTTTCCGCTCCATTGCTgcatgtcccctgggggacaagaCACCCCCTGGCTGAGAAGCACTGCCCTAGAGGATGGGCTAGataggagaaaaataagaaaaaagaaagtaacacACTATAATTTCACcaccttttaaattttagcttaaGTCAGAAACCCGTCTTTCTCTCTTTATGCTGCTTCCTTGCAGTTAGTTGATGGCATTTATTTCCTCAAACCTTTATGATTCAGCATGGTATAGGAATCTAATGCTTTGGCATAGTTGGTTACAGAGTTTGGAacttgtgggggaagagggagaattccccctctgccctttcccttaaggttcttatggctggccaaataattaacgagacaggttagcaggagaaaataataccaagtttaataacatgtatacatgagagaaaccagggacactgcgtttctcaacacaatagcagaaattcttgtcttaaataccatcttcagctaaagacaaaggagaatgttggggggtggggggagtcagttacaggagattaccactaaagcacagtaaacaagagtaaggttatcatgcagatttaaggcttcaccttccacattgataagtttctagaaattaggtcatcccccttcttcccaatgcagagagggagatacccttacgaatggagatttcccttataaatgtaaatatttgtctggcaactccttgcagggccatctaaagaatgtggccagacagacagaatttttgatatttttgatgggcttgttggtgcctttcctattgtaacatctattttacattatattacagtcatcagatagaagatctgttccaggaaggagttactatgtcaaattcttgaggcagttagtgggggaggtcaaatgtccatcagagaaaacaatcaaggtaaagagatatatttcagggtggccaaatcttgatctcccacagactTATAAGACCAATTTTGCTTCTTTGGGTTCATATGGAGGAGAGGTATACTCTGGACCTCTCACTCACCAAACATTTAGAGTGACAAAGTAAAACTTGTGCACTCATTGTGTTCCAAAGCCTATGCTAGATGCCAGAGATATGGAGTTGAGTAACACATGCTACTTAGCTTCAGGAAGCTAGCTGCCTAATGGAAGAGGCGGATTTgttttcagatgatttcaaaacATCCTAATTACTCCTTTGATAGGGGTGTGCAAAAGGATGCAAGAGAGAGACAGTGTAGTGCAGAGGTTACGAGCAGGGGTGCCAGAGCCAGACTGCCTAGATCAAATCCAGTCTCCATGGGCAAAtgactaacctctctgtgcctcagtttcttcatctgtaaaatggggtgataatAGTTCATGGTTGCTGTGGGAATTAAATTAGTTATACATAAAGCACCTTTGTTATTGATGCTGCtgatgaaaatattaatattggTGGGGCACGAGAGACAGAGTGAGGGGATTGAGGGGATTTTCAAGGAACACATACatgaggaaatattaaaatggcATTTTCTAGAAAAAGAATTACAAACTGGGGAAAAGCACTCTAATCTTAGAAAACAACAtgttataataacaataatgaaagtTGTCACTCTGAGTCAAGCACTTGTATGTGCTTTTTGCACGTTTTAATTCATTAGATTCTTATTCCAAACCTGTTACTAttgtcctcactttacagataatAAAGATGTCTTACACTTGTGCCTGGGTCATGAGATGTGTAAGAAAGAGAATACATGTCTCTTAGTTAGGGGGATAATAGGTGCGTATTAAATGAATTAACTAAAGAATTTATAGTTGTTAAACATGGATTTAATACAACTGATCGGTACTGAGCTCAGAGAAGAACGCAGAGCATGCCTCACTCACTCTGGGTCATATGGTTCTTCCTGGGGAGGACAGAGCATTACTGTTCTTGTTTTGGAACAATAGTCTTAAAAAAAGGTAGTATCATTAAGTGGTGAAGAGAAGGGAGCAGAAGGGAGCTGGATGTTAAGGAAACATGGTGTTCATGCTGTTAGGTCACCCATTTAAAAACAATGATAATTAAGCAGTGTGCATTTAATTAGATAAACGTATTTATAATTAGACATGCTTCTCATTTGAAATTTAGCTAATTGAGAGCCATTAATTCCCCGTGTTTAGCATAACAAGGTGAAGTCCCATCCTATGGGCTCACAATCCTTTTTCACAGGAGATCATGTATTATTGAAACTCTCCAGTCCTCCTCTCCTCCAATGCAGCAGGAGTCTGGCTCTTGACAAGAGTGGTGCGAGGAGGGATGAGGCCCTGGTGCAGAGTCATGTGATAGCTTTGTAAACCCGAGTGTAAATGATGGTTGggtttccattttacaaaatattgaGAGCCTTCAATAATATGCCAGGGAGACTCTTgtttctaattattattattttcattaaatatttaccaaGTCACAGTAAACAGGAGAATATAAATTGCTGCAGATATACACTGATGCAGAGTAATTTTAATCCAGGTTCCTAAGCAATAGGAAAGATTCCATCTTGAATTATTTCAAAGGCATATCTGAGAGCTTGCCAGGACAGGTACCTCTGCTGTGGCGGCTTCTGCCTGGCTTCTCAGCATTCccagggaaagaaggagagaagctGGAAGCGGCAAACCCTTTCACACTCTCACGGGCTCGCTGTTCAGGAACCTGTTAAGGAGCTTAGCCATCCCCACCTCTGCCTAACGCGTGCACCCTATACAGGAGTTCTCCAAAGTGTGGGTAACCACCCCTTAGTGGGTACTGGCAGCAATTTAGTGGGtcaaaaaagcatttaaaaggtaccatagaatagaaaaatatcagAGTGACACACATGTTTTGTAAAACGTTTGCTTCAGAGGGTGTGTGAGGTTGCAGTATGATATGTATTTCTTTCTTGGGGTGGGTATATGAAGTTGGAAAGCCTCTGTCTTTCCCCACCGGTTGAAGGAGTTCCATGTGGGTCTCTCTTTGACCCTAATGACCTCAAGGATTTGTGGAAATGAAAAGCAGCTTTTCTCCTCAAAAAAGGTTTgaaaaaaatacctttttttcctcctcaaaaaaGTCtgaaatttcttcttcatttttttctctaaaagtttAAGTTGTATTTCTCAGAATGCAGTGGAATTAgactacaaatcaataaaatgatGATAAGGTGAAAATCCCTCCCTGCTCAGAAATTAAGCAACCACATTTAAATAACCCACAAGCCAAACAGTacttcacaagagaaattagaaaatagtttaaGTGATAATAAAGATACAATAAATTACAGTGTGTAGGATTTGGGAGACACTGTTCAAAGGGGACTTCATAGCATGTTACATTTATTATAATGTAATCAGTGAATACTCAGTTTCTCTCCttgcctcctttttcattttctctcagtTTCTCCTGCCGTCTCCATGTCCccccacctctctcagcctccctcccTTTACTGTCCTCTCTTTACAGGGCTCCTGAATCCTCTCAGCTTCTCACCTCAGTCTGTCCCCCCTTTTATATTCTCCCCCCCACCTTTCTAGTTTTTATCTTTTCACTGTTTccctgaatatttttttctttttctctgtatgtTTTACCCCATCTGCTTTTCTCACCTCTCCTTCACCCTCTTTTTGCTTCTCTCCGGTTCTCTACCATTTGCACGTCTCTACTGCccgtctcttttctctctctgttcctctctttcctcttccctctgttcttcccctcccccttccacaGTCCCCTGGCTCTGCTCCTCTGTGGccatctttccctctctctgggtccctctgtttatctcctttttcttgtggtctctgccctcctcctgccctgcgcccgccccttcctgctgccctgcatGCTCTCTTTGGCCTCTCTCTCTGATTCACCTGCACACACTTTTTACCCCTTGCTTTTTTTCCTCTATCTTTCTCCCATTTTCTCAAACTTAGGTTTGTATTTTAAGTTGTgacaaaaaagcacacagaacatAATGTTTATCCTCTTAACcgtttctaagtgtacagttcagtactgTTAatttattcacattgttgtgcaacctcttcttcattttgtaaaattataCTCATGAAAACAAGAGAGTCTTCTCTAAGATCAGTAGCTTCGTCAGTCCTAGACTCAAGAAATTGCCTTCAAGTTCAAGATCCAGTAAATCTTTAGTATTACAGGTCTATTATTTTATGAAGTTTGGCCCTAAAGTAATGGCACTGTTTCCACACACATTGCTCTCATTACTTTATatagtttattataaattttatttttaatagccttcccttgttttacttttttgccATTTATGTCTTAGTTATTAAAATGTACAAAACCAAAAGTTAAATGCATTgctaaaaaataatattatcatGCTGAGTGGACTTTCTTCTGTGGTTTTTTTATACCAGAGTTGGGATATGTCATGCTTATCTTCTTTATTAACATTGGGACTGATTTAACAAAAGTGTCCCATGAATTCATGAAATGACTACGATCCCCTGTAGCAGTGGGCAGATGTAACCACAGGGAAGGGACAGCTTTTGATTGAGAAGGTTTTCTCAAACAGAAGTACTTGTCCTACCATCAGACCACAATTCTGAGTTCTTCTTTTGAATTCTCAGATGATTTCTCGGTTGCAAAAGCCTCAGAGATAAAGCTCTATTAGCCTGTAATCTAGTTGTTTTATAGAGAGGATTGTTTAGTATCATCTCTGTCCTGCCCTTTAAACGTTCTTAGGAGCAATAGCCTTACACTGGGGAATACTCTCCAGAGGAGGTACTTCCTGATAGTTTCCAGGGGAAAGTACTTCCTAATGGTTCCCATAACTTTTCCCCAGTCTTAATCTGTCCATTTAATTAGTTTTATCTAGTATATGCCCTTATAAatgccttccctcctctctctggaTGCGTTCCTCAGATGGGTTCTAACTTCCTGAGTTCTTATTTATAACTGTTACTACGTATCTCCTCTCTTTTATTTAATGTCTTTTCAAGTTTTGATTTATTCCAACATTCTAATTATTCCCATAATGGTTTCTAACTCAGGATTGGTTATACAGAGATATGAACGAGATAAAtccatgtaaaacacttagcactGTGCTTGCGCAGTCAGTAAATGTTggctttttgttgtaattgtcaATAATATTATCAAAGTATCAAATGCGCAACCTATCAAATGCAGTAATTTTAATAGTTAGGCAGTAATTTTAATAGTTAGGCACTTGACAAATACTTTCGATGAAAAGCTTATACTGCTGGGTTGATTGGCACATTTGCCCTTCTTCCACCTTTAAGCTAAATGTTCATGACTCATTAACCAGTTTTTAATCAACTTGTCAGGATGTAACTTATGGGACATATTTTTTTCCAGTAGAATTATTTTCATGTGAACTAATAGAAAGAAAATACTCAGATTTATTCTTCATGACTAAGTGATTTTCTTCTTGTTGATCAAAGTGATTCTACTTGGTCCATCTGTGTATATTGAGAGACTTCTGAGAAGcccatttcattaaatattttgaattgattcACTGTACTTCTGTTCAGAGATCCTTGAATTTGGATTTCACTCCAACGCCTGTTGTCTTGGGATTCTTCTAAAAAAAACTCATCATTCTAGTTTCTAAGATATAGTATTTGATTTGGTCACGTATTCAGGGCTCTGGCTTTAGCCTTCCTTGGGGAGGTGGGAGCTGGCCAGCCCAGTGAGCTTTGTGGACAGGCCTGAAAAGCACAGCAAGGGTCTGTGTACGCCTGCTCTGCACCCATGCACCAAGGGCGGCAGGCCACAGCCTGTGCCAGGCCTTCCGGGCAGACTTTCCATTACAGAGCCAAAACCAACACACGGTTATTACTAGGAATTACCTCTTTGCCTTAGTCAGGTGTGAGGAAGCGGTTCTAGTTTGGGAATGGGtcgtctgtttttctcttgtaaAGGCTGATGTATCCATGACTTGCTCACTCCAGACAACATTGTCTTTGTGTCCGCTTTGCTCTATAGGCGACCTTTACGGAGCCATCGGCTCTCCAGTGAGGCTGACTCGCACCGTGGTGGTGGGGAAGCAGAAGGATTTGGTCCAGCGCATACTTTATGTCCTGACCTACTTTCTCCGTTGCTCTGAGCTGCAAGAGAACCAGCTGACCTGGAGTGGGAATCACGGGGAAGGTGACCAAGTGATAAACGGGAGCAGCATCACCACAGCCTTGGAGAGGGGTGAGGTGGAGGAGTCGGAGTACGTGGTAGTTACGGTGAGAAGTGAGCCTGCTCTCCTTCCCCCCATCCTACCACCAACGACGACAGCTGAGGGAAGGAGCCCCGGGACTGAGGGGTTGGCTGGCAACCCAGAGGGCGTGGACATTAGAGACCTGTCCCCCAAACCTGACAAAGAAGGAAACAAGAGTTCTGAGGCCAGCAGCATGGGATACCAAGAGGCAGCCCTGGACAGCTCTTGGAAAACTCAGGACACATTTTGTGGGgatgaagaaagtaaaaaagagGCACCACGAGATGGCTCTTCAAGATTCTCCAGCTGTGAAGGTTTAGGGGCAGGACTGAAGACTGGGCAACAGACTGGCAGTGAGGAGTTGAAAGGGGAGATGCCTAAGAAACTACCAGACCGGTCAGCGGCTTGGCCTTGCCCTGACAGACATTCCCGGGAGAAGCCTCCCTTAGAAAAGGTCACCTTCCAAATTGGAAGCTCCGTATCTCCAGAGTCTGACTTTGAAAGCCGtacaaaaaaaatggaggagcGGCTAAAGGCCTGTAGACAATATCCAGAGTCAGCGAGTCATCCCTCTGCTGAGCCCAGGGTGGCTGCTGACGGGGCTCAGGACCAGCAGGTTTCTAGGTGCTCCTTCACGCCTGGCTTCCAAAAGAATGTCTGCCATCCTCAGAATCAATCTTCTGACGGAGATGAGGGTAAATTTGACAGGGGTTTGGCTGAGGACAGAGGCATCAGAACTGACGTTGCAGCAGGTGCTGCTGGGCAGCTCAACCAGTGTGTGGACTCGTTATCACCTAATGATGGTATGGCAGGAGCTGGACAGAGAACGCTGGAGAAAATGAGAGGTTTGTATGTGAAGGTTGCAGAAGGACCTTTGATAGAGCCTGTTCCAAGCAGGTGTGTACAGCAGGACTCTGGCTTCTTGGTCACTGCAGATGTCCCCTGTGGGGATGCCAACAGGAAGGCAGACTTCAGGGTTGAAGGAGACATTCCCAGAAACGAAAGCTCAGATAGCGCTCTTGGAGAGAGTGACGACGAAGCATGTGCTTTAGCTGCGCTGAATCTAGGTCACAGCAGTGACCGGACTGAAGGGTCCCTGGAAGTGGAGCTGCCTCTGCCAAGGTAACACTAGCAGTCTGGGAAGCAGAGGGAACTGGGTTCAAATACTTGTTTCCTGACCTACCACCCATGACCATGTTAGCTGCTGTTGGCTGTTTTATGCATAAtggttttttttcctcagagtGTTAGAAGTGTTACACAAACTGGTACAGATGGTTTCCAGCCTGCCCTTTCTCCAAGGATGATCACTGGCTTAGTGCATCTGAGCTCTGAGCAAGGAGGCAAGTGGTTGCATTTGCAACTACTGTGACACTTTGGGGAAGCTAAGCGATGTGGTGAGGTAGTGGCAAGGAGCAGGGAGTTTCATTTTCTGTCCTCTGTATGGGAGTTGAATGACTGGCAGCAGATGCCCTGCTTCGGAGGTGGTGGATTACCTCGCCATGCGGCTTCTCTCCTGCCGGTCAGAGCAGCATGAAGTGGTTGGGAAACAACACCTCTTCCTTAACACTCCATCAAGTCGATTATTTGGCCTGTGATGACTGAAAGTAGTAATTAGAGATTTCTTCTGTTCTTCTGCACTGCTGTGGGCACCACCCTGTGCAGATGTGTCGAGTTCCTAAAGCCAGACTTCTGGCAAGATCTCCCCCTCAGTAGACTTTCTCTTTCTTCACTCTCTTGACATGGACTGCCTGGTGGATGTTCGATATGAGGTACAAGAACAAACTCATA
The Diceros bicornis minor isolate mBicDic1 chromosome 11, mDicBic1.mat.cur, whole genome shotgun sequence DNA segment above includes these coding regions:
- the FNIP2 gene encoding folliculin-interacting protein 2 isoform X3, producing the protein MCGGTTETANQPRGWQDSARCVSDAVSGAGRTYKTLLCTKIRKCARVGRGTDHTELDNSWSCSEFDLNEIRLIVYQDCERRGRQVLFDSKAVHKIEEVATQKTEDVPIKVSAKCCQGSSSGSSSSSGSISSSHSSSGGSLQHAKEQLPKYQYTRPASDVNMLGEMMFGSVAMSYKGSTLKIHYIRSPPQLMISKVFSARMGSFCGSTNNLQDSFEYINQDPNLGKLNTNQNNLGPCRTGSNLGLLQACSSKLLQGVAEGGPLRLTRSASFFAAHSTPVDMPSRGQNEDRDSGIARSASLSSLLITPFPSPSSSTSSSSSYQRRWLRSQTTSLENGIIPRRSTDETFSLAEETCSSNPAMVRRKKIAISIIFSLCEKEEAQRNFQDFFFSHFPLFESHMNRLKSAIEKAMISCRKIAESSLRVQFYVSRLMEALGEFRGTIWNLYSVPRIAEPVWLTMTSSTLEKTQLCQRFLKEFTLLIEQINKNQFFAALLTAVLTYHLAWVPTVMPVDHPPIKAFSEKRTSQSVNTLAKTHPYNPLWAQLGDLYGAIGSPVRLTRTVVVGKQKDLVQRILYVLTYFLRCSELQENQLTWSGNHGEGDQVINGSSITTALERGEVEESEYVVVTVRSEPALLPPILPPTTTAEGRSPGTEGLAGNPEGVDIRDLSPKPDKEGNKSSEASSMGYQEAALDSSWKTQDTFCGDEESKKEAPRDGSSRFSSCEGLGAGLKTGQQTGSEELKGEMPKKLPDRSAAWPCPDRHSREKPPLEKVTFQIGSSVSPESDFESRTKKMEERLKACRQYPESASHPSAEPRVAADGAQDQQVSRCSFTPGFQKNVCHPQNQSSDGDEGKFDRGLAEDRGIRTDVAAGAAGQLNQCVDSLSPNDGMAGAGQRTLEKMRGLYVKVAEGPLIEPVPSRCVQQDSGFLVTADVPCGDANRKADFRVEGDIPRNESSDSALGESDDEACALAALNLGHSSDRTEGSLEVELPLPRSQSISNPNVRNFGRSLLAGYCPTYMPDLVLHGTSSDERLKQCLVADLVHTVHHPVLDEPIAEAVCIIADTDKWSVQVATSQRKVMDNMKLGQDVLVSSQVSSLLQSILQLYKLHLPADFCIMHLEDRLQEMYLKSKMLSEYLRGHTRVHVKELGVVLGIESNDLPLLTAIASTHSPYVAQILL
- the FNIP2 gene encoding folliculin-interacting protein 2 isoform X4 — protein: MCGGTTETANQPRGWQDSARCVSDAVSGAGRTYKTLLCTKIRKCARVGRGTDHTELDNSWSCSEFDLNEIRLIVYQDCERRGRQVLFDSKAVHKIEEVATQKTEDVPIKVSAKCCQGSSSGSSSSSGSISSSHSSSGGSLQHAKEQLPKYQYTRPASDVNMLGEMMFGSVAMSYKGSTLKIHYIRSPPQLMISKVFSARMGSFCGSTNNLQDSFEYINQDPNLGKLNTNQNNLGPCRTGSNLAHSTPVDMPSRGQNEDRDSGIARSASLSSLLITPFPSPSSSTSSSSSYQRRWLRSQTTSLENGIIPRRSTDETFSLAEETCSSNPAMVRRKKIAISIIFSLCEKEEAQRNFQDFFFSHFPLFESHMNRLKSAIEKAMISCRKIAESSLRVQFYVSRLMEALGEFRGTIWNLYSVPRIAEPVWLTMTSSTLEKTQLCQRFLKEFTLLIEQINKNQFFAALLTAVLTYHLAWVPTVMPVDHPPIKAFSEKRTSQSVNTLAKTHPYNPLWAQLGDLYGAIGSPVRLTRTVVVGKQKDLVQRILYVLTYFLRCSELQENQLTWSGNHGEGDQVINGSSITTALERGEVEESEYVVVTVRSEPALLPPILPPTTTAEGRSPGTEGLAGNPEGVDIRDLSPKPDKEGNKSSEASSMGYQEAALDSSWKTQDTFCGDEESKKEAPRDGSSRFSSCEGLGAGLKTGQQTGSEELKGEMPKKLPDRSAAWPCPDRHSREKPPLEKVTFQIGSSVSPESDFESRTKKMEERLKACRQYPESASHPSAEPRVAADGAQDQQVSRCSFTPGFQKNVCHPQNQSSDGDEGKFDRGLAEDRGIRTDVAAGAAGQLNQCVDSLSPNDGMAGAGQRTLEKMRGLYVKVAEGPLIEPVPSRCVQQDSGFLVTADVPCGDANRKADFRVEGDIPRNESSDSALGESDDEACALAALNLGHSSDRTEGSLEVELPLPRSQSISNPNVRNFGRSLLAGYCPTYMPDLVLHGTSSDERLKQCLVADLVHTVHHPVLDEPIAEAVCIIADTDKWSVQVATSQRKVMDNMKLGQDVLVSSQVSSLLQSILQLYKLHLPADFCIMHLEDRLQEMYLKSKMLSEYLRGHTRVHVKELGVVLGIESNDLPLLTAIASTHSPYVAQILL